Proteins encoded within one genomic window of Felis catus isolate Fca126 chromosome C1, F.catus_Fca126_mat1.0, whole genome shotgun sequence:
- the VIL1 gene encoding villin-1, with protein MTTLSAQVKGSLNITTPGVQIWRIEAMKMVPVPSSTFGSFFDGDCYIVLAIHKTGSSLSYDIHYWIGLASSQDEQGAAAIYTTQMDDFLKGRAVQHREIQGNESEAFRGYFKQGLVIQKGGVASGMKQVETNSYQVQRLLHVKGKRNVVAGEVEVSWKSFNRGDVFLLDLGKLIIQWNGPESNCMERLRGMNLAKGIRDQERGGRSYVGVVDGENEKETPKLMEIMNHVLGQRRELKAAVPDKVVEPALKAALKLYHVSNSEGKLVVTEVATRPLTQNLLSHEDCYILDQGGLKIYVWKGKNSNTQEKMGAMNQALNFIKAKQYPPNTQVEVQNDGAESAVFQQLFQKWTLPNQTSGLGKIHNVGSVAKVEQVKFDAMSLHIQPQVAAQKKMVDDGSGEVQVWRIENLELVPVDSKWLGHFYGGDCYLLLYTYLIGEKQHYLLYIWQGSQASKDEIAASAYQAVILDQKYNNEPVQIRVPMGKEPPHLMAIFKGRMVVYQGGTSRGNKVESVASTQLFQVQGNRADNTKAFEVPAQASSLNSNDVFILKTQSCCYLWCGKGCSGDEREMAKMVADIISRTDKQVVVEGQEPANFWMALGGKAPYASSKRLQEETLAITPRLFECSNQTGCFLATEIPDFNQDDLDEDDVFLLDVWDQVFFWIGKRANEDEKKAAAVTVQEYLKTHPSGRDPETPIIVVKQGYEPPTFTGWFLAWDPFKWSNAKSYEDLKAELGNSRDWSQITDEVTSLKPDAFNANTNLIVGPLPIFPLEQLVNKTVEELPEGVDPSRKEEHLSPEDFTKALGMTPTAFSALPQWKQQNLKKQKGLF; from the exons ATGACCACACTGAGCGCCCAAGTCAAAGGCTCCCTCAACATCACCACCCCAGGGGTGCAGATATGGAGGATCGAG GCCATGAAGATGGTGCCTGTTCCTTCCAGCACCTTCGGCAGCTTCTTCGATGGTGACTGCTACATAGTCCTGGCT ATCCACAAGACGGGCAGCAGTCTGTCCTATGACATCCACTACTGGATCGGACTGGCCTCGTCCCAGGACGAGCAAGGGGCGGCTGCCATCTACACCACACAGATGGACGACTTCCTCAAGGGCCGGGCCGTCCAGCACCGCGAGATCCAGGGCAACGAGAGTGAGGCCTTCCGAGGCTACTTCAAGCAGGGCCTCGT GATCCAGAAGGGAGGCGTGGCTTCTGGCATGAAGCAAGTAGAGACCAACTCCTACCAGGTCCAGCGGCTGCTGCATGTCAAGGGCAAGAGGAACGTGGTGGCCGGAGAG GTGGAGGTGTCTTGGAAGAGTTTCAACCGTGGGGATGTTTTTCTCCTGGACCTGGGGAAGCTTATCATCCAGTGGAATGGGCCAGAGAGTAACTGCATGGAAAGACTCAGG GGCATGAACCTGGCCAAGGGGATCCGAGACCAGGAGCGGGGCGGGCGCAGTTACGTGGGCGTGGTGGACGGGGAGAACGAGAAGGAGACCCCGAAGCTGATGGAGATCATGAACCACGTGCTGGGCCAGCGGAGGGAGCTGAAGGCCGCGGTGCCCGACAAGGTGGTGGAGCCGGCACTCAAGGCCGCCCTCAAGTTGTACCA CGTGTCTAACTCAGAGGGAAAGCTGGTGGTTACAGAAGTTGCCACGAGGCCACTCACCCAAAACCTGCTCAGTCACGAG GACTGTTATATCCTGGACCAGGGGGGCCTGAAGATCTATGTGTGGAAGGGGAAGAACTCCAACACCCAGGAGAAGATGGGGGCCATGAATCAGGCACTG AACTTTATCAAAGCGAAGCAGTACCCCCCGAACACACAGGTGGAGGTGCAGAACGATGGGGCCGAGTCAGCTGTCTTTCAGCAGCTCTTCCAGAAGTGGACGCTACCTAATCAGACGTCAGGCCTGGGCAAAATCCACAATGTGGGCTCCGTGG ccaaaGTGGAGCAGGTGAAGTTTGATGCCATGTCCCTGCACATCCAACCTCAGGTGGCCGCCCAGAAGAAGATGGTAGACGATGGCAGTGGGGAGGTGCAG GTGTGGCGCATTGAGAACCTAGAGCTGGTGCCGGTGGATTCCAAGTGGCTGGGCCACTTCTACGGGGGTGACTGCTACCTGCTGCTCTACACCTACCTCATTGGCGAGAAGCAGCACTACCTGCTCTACATCTGGCAG GGTAGCCAGGCCAGCAAGGATGAAATAGCAGCCTCTGCCTATCAAGCCGTCATCCTGGACCAGAAGTACAACAATGAACCGGTCCAGATCCGGGTCCCGATGGGCAAGGAGCCACCACACCTCATGGCCATCTTCAAGGGACGAATGGTGGTCTACCAG GGAGGCACCTCCCGAGGCAACAAAGTGGAGTCAGTGGCCTCCACACAGCTGTTCCAGGTCCAGGGAAACAGAGCCGACAACACCAAGGCCTTTGAGGTCCCAGCCCAGGCCAGCTCCCTCAACTCCAATGACGTCTTCATCCTTAAGACCCAGTCCTGCTGCTACCTGTGGTGTGGGAAG GGCTGTAGCGGGGATGAGCGGGAGATGGCCAAGATGGTTGCTGACATCATCTCCCGGACGGACAAGCAAGTGGTGGTGGAAGGACAGGAGCCGGCCAACTTCTGGATGGCCCTGGGTGGAAAGGCGCCCTATGCCAGCAGCAAGAG ACTGCAGGAGGAAACCCTGGCCATCACCCCCCGGCTCTTTGAATGTTCCAACCAGACCGGGTGTTTCTTGGCCACAGAAATCCCTGACTTCAATCAGGATGACTTGGATGAGGATGATGTGTTCCTGCTAGATGTCTGGGACCAG GTCTTCTTCTGGATCGGGAAGCGTGCCAATGAGGACGAGAAGAAAGCCGCAGCCGTCACGGTGCAGGAATACCTCAAGACCCACCCCAGCGGCCGTGACCCCGAGACCCCCATCATTGTGGTGAAGCAGGGATACGAGCCCCCTACCTTCACAGGCTGGTTCCTGGCTTGGGATCCCTTCAAGTGGAGT AACGCCAAATCCTATGAGGACCTGAAGGCGGAGCTTGGAAACTCCAGGGACTGGAGCCAGATTACTGAT GAGGTCACAAGCCTCAAACCGGATGCGTTCAATGCTAACACCAACCTCATTGTTGGGCCTCTACCCATCTTTCCCCTGGAACAGTTGGTGAACAAGACTGTGGAGGAGCTCCCTGAGGGTGTGGACCCCAGTAGGAAGGAG gAGCACCTGTCCCCCGAGGATTTCACCAAGGCCTTGGGGATGACGCCCACTGCCTTCTCTGCGCTCCCTCAATGGAAGCAACAaaacctcaagaaacaaaaaggcCTGTTTTGA